CGATCGGTGTCGACGCCGACGCGCTCGTACCACTCCTGCGCGACGCCGAGGTAGTAGCCGACCCACGGAGAACCGATGACGCCCTCGTCAACCGCCTCGCCGACAGTCGTGTCGAGGTAGTCGCCGTCGTCGGCCTCCTGTTCGGCCGCGGGGTAGAGCCGCACTTCGACGTCCGCGACGCGGTCGAGCGGCGGCTCGTCCTCCTCGGGGTCGATGAACTGTTCCAGCTCCGCCTGCGTGAACTCGCGGAGGCGGAGCAGGCCGCCGCGGGGCGATATCTCGTTGCGGTAGGCGGGGCCGATCTGGGTGATCCCGAAGGGGAGGTTCCCGCGGGCGTACTCCTTCAGCCGCGGGAACTCGACGAAGATCCCCTGCGCCGTCTCCGGGCGGAGGTAGCCGGGCTGGGCGTCGCCGGGGCCGATATCGGTCGCGAACATGAGGTTGAACGCCTCCACCGGCTCGCCGGCGAGCGGGGTGCCGCAGGCGGGGCAGGCGATCTCCTCCTCGGCGATGAGTTCGGCGACCTCCTCGCCGGGCAGCGCCTCGGCGTCCTCGATGTCGGTGACCGCCTCGACGAGGTGGTCGGCGCGGTGGGACTCGCCGCACTCGGGGCACTCGACGAGCATGTCGTCGAACCCCTCCAGGTGGCCGGAGGCCTCGAAGACCGGCTCCGGCATCACCGTCGGGGCCTCGATCTCGCGGTTCCCCTCGCGGATCGTGAACCGGTCGCGCCACGCGTCCTCGACGTTCCGCTTGAGGGCCGCCCCCTGCGGGCCGAAGGTGTAGAAGCCGGCGGTGCCGCCGTACGCGCCGTTCGACCCGAAGAAGAACCCGCGGCGCTTCGCGAGTTCGGCGAGCGCGTCCGCGGCCATCTACAGCCCCTCCAGCAGGTCGACGTCCCGGACGATGCCGTCGAGGTCCGTGCCGGAGACGAGCGGGACCTGCTCGATGTCGTTGCTGATGAGCTCCTGTGCGACCTCCTTGGCCGTCCGCGTGGCGTTGACGGTGACGAGGTCGGCGGTCATGAAGTGGCGGACCGCCTCCGCGGGGATCTCGACGTTCCGGGTCGGGAGGTAGCGCGCGCCGGTCGCCTTGATCCCCTCCCACGACCACTCGGAGTCCTCCTCGGCGATCGAGTCGCCCGTGCTCGCCTCGCCCTCGACGACGCGGGCGACCTCCAGGACGTCGACCTCGGTGAGCATCCCGGCGATCGCGGCGTCGTCGTCGAGGACGACCGCGTACGGGACGCCGGAGAGCGCGATCTCCCGCTCGGCGACCGGCAGCGGCGTCTCGGTGTGCGTCGCGTTGATCTCGGGCGTCGCCAGGTCGCCGACGCGGGTCTCGCCGTCGACCTCGCCGCGGGCGATGGCCCGCACCACGTCGGTGACGGTGAGGATGCCGACGAGCTCGTCGCCGTCGACCACCGGCAGGCGGCGCGACTCCTCGGCGACCATCGTCCGGGCGGCGTCGACGATGTCGTCGTCGGCCGCCGCGGTCGGGACCTCGCGCATCAGCAGCGCGAGCTGGTCCTCGTCCGGCTGGTCGATCAGGTCGTCTCGCGTGACGAGCCCGCGGTACACCTCGTCGCCGTCGACGTCCTTCACGACCGGGACCGAGGAGAACCCGTGGTCCTGAATGTACTCCAACACGTCGTTCCGGCTCCCGGGGATCTCGACGACGACGAGCTCCGAGCGCGGCGTCATGGCGTCTGCGACGTTCATGCCCGTTGTTCAGCGTGACACCTCTTGTATACTGCGAAGGTGGGCGGAGCCGTCTCACGCGATCAGGGGGCGGATGGCGGCGTCGGATCGCTCCCCCGACGCTCTCGGGCCGGCGGCGGACGGGGATTTTCAGGCCGGTGAGAAACCCGACACGTTTCGACGGATCGTCGTCGTCGCGGCGTATTTCCGTCAGATACGTCGGCGGGCGGTCGTCGGAATCTCCGATTCGACGGCGGATCCGGTCAGGGTTCGTAACTCTTATATATACTGTGAACAATTCACAACCATGTCACGGAGTTCCACTCCTTGGGACGACCCGGACCCCGACCGCCGTCGGACGGCGCTGCCGACGGACCCGGCGCTCGACGCGCCCGACGCGCCGGACGTGATGGCGTCCGTCGACTCCTCGTCGTCGCGACCGGAACTCGTCATCGCGGACGTCTCGCGGGAGGACGCGTGGGTGTCGGTCGACGAGACCAACGCGACCGTCCTCAAGGAGTGGTGTTGAGCGCGGCTCGACGATAGCGCGCCGCCGCGTCCGTTCGTTCCGTTCCTTTTTGTCCCCGTTTCCAGAGATCCCCTACCGGAGCCCGCACCCCGCCTCCCAGCCCCGGATCAGCGACCCGACCGTCCGGCAGGTCGGGACCGACACGCCGTGCCGGTCCGCCCGCTCGGTGACCGCGCCGTAGATGGCGTCGACCTCGGTGCGGCGCTCGTTCGCGACGTCCTCGCGCATCGACGACCGGTTGGCGGCGGTGTCGGCGGCGACGCGCTCGACGGCGTCGACCGCCCGTTCGTCGGAGAGGTCGACCCCGATCGCGCGGGCGACGCGGGCCGTCTCGCGGGCGGCCTCGCGGGCGACGCCCCCCGCGGGACCGTCGAGCGTCGGGGCGTTCTCGGTCCGCGCGAGCGCCGAGGGGCCGTTGATCCCGGCGTTGACCGCGAGCTTCTCGAAGCGGCGGACGGGCATGTCCTCGGCGACGACCGTCTCGACGCCGGCCGCGTCGAAGGCCGCGCCGACCCGCGCCGCCTGCGAGCTGTGCCCGCCCGAGAGCGCGCCGACGACGACCTCGCCGACGCCGGTACAGGTGACGCGGCCCGGCTCCGCGAACCGGGCACCGTAGCTCGCGGTGCCGGCGAGGACCGTCGCGTCGAGCGCGGCGACCAGCCGCTCCTCGGTGAGGCCGTTCTGGAGCGAGCAGACCGCCCCGTAGTCGCCGGTCGCGAGCGCCCGGGCGGCCGCGTCGGTGTCGTACGCCTTCGTCGTGACGACGGCGAGGTCGGCGGCCCGGTGCGTCCCGTCGGTGAGCGCGCGCGGCGCGACGCGGACGTCGACCGCGCCGTCGATCCGGAGCCCGTCCTCCCGGATCCGCCGCATGTGCGGGTCGCGTCCGACGAGCGTCACGCCGTGTTCGCGCGCCAACAGCCCGCCCACGAGGCTCCCGAGCGCGCCGGCACCGTAGACGAGCACCTCCATACGCGGTACGTACGCGCGCCCGGTGAAAAGGGATACCGGTGGCGCGGTCTGCCGGCCGGAGGCCGCCGGCTGCGGACCGACCGGTCGCGGGCCGTTCGGTCCCGGACGCGGGGGACCGCCCGGCTCAGCCCTTCAGTCCGCTCCCGGTCAGCGGCACGACGACGTCCTCGTCGGGACCGATCGCGCCGCGCTCGCGGAGGGTCCGCAGCGCGGCGGGCGCGACGGCGCAGGTCGGCTCGGTGTAGAAGCCGGCGGCGTGGAGGCGGTCGAGTTCGCGCGTCGCGGCCGCCTCCGTGACCGCGAGCGCGTCGCCGCCGGTCGCGTCGATCGCCGCCCGGATCTCCGCCCCGCGCACCGGCTCGGCGATCTGGATCCCGTCGGCCGCATCGTTGACCGCGCCGTCCGGGTGCGCCGCCTCCGGCCCGTGGAGCGACTCGACGACCGGCGCGACGCCGGCCGCCTGCGCGCCGTAGAGCCGCGGGACGGCGTCGATCCACCCGGCGCGTTCGAGCCGTCGGAACCCACGGTGGACGCCGAGGAAGAGCGTCCCGTGACCGAGCGGCGTCACGACGGCGTCCGGGGCGTCCCAGTCGCGCTGGAGCGCGATCTCGTACGCCGCGGTGGCGGTCCCCTCGAAGAACGCCGGGTTCCAGGCGTGGCTGGCGTACCACGCGGCGGAGCCGTCGTCAGCGGCGGTTCCCGAACCGCCGCCGTCCGCGTCCGACTCGGCCTCGCCGAGCGCCGCGACGCACGCGTCCGTCACGTCCTGTCGACTTCCCTCGATCCGGACCGCTTCGGCCCCGGCGCGGCGGATCGCCCGGAGCTTCGACTCCTTCACGCCGGCCGGGACGTAGATCTCGGCCCCGATCCCGGCGCGGGCGGCGTAGGTCGCGATCGCAGCGCCCGCGTTCCCGGAGGAGTCCTCGACGACGCGCTCGACGCCGAGCTCGCGCGCCCGGGTCAGCGTCGCCGTCGCGCCGCGGTCCTTGAACGAGCCGGTCGGAAAGACGTACTCCAGCTTGAACGACGCGTTCCACGGGTCGAAGTCGGAAGCCCCGTCGTCGTCGGATTCGCTCGCTGCGCCGCCGCTGGACTCGCGTCCCCCGTCGGCGTCGACGAGCGGGGTCATCCCCTCGCCGAGCGTCACCCGGTCGGCGGGGTCGTCGCCGACGGCGAGCAGGTCGCCGAACGCCCAGAGACCGTCGCGCGCGTCGAACGACGCCGGATCGGGCGGGGTCCCCTCCGGACCGGGCGCGTCGGCGAAGGCGAGGGGCGCACCGCACCGGCAGCGCCACCGGTCGCGGTACGTCTCGCCGCAGTCGGGACAGCGCAGTCGACGGGGGGTAGGCGTTCCTCGGTCGGACGGGCCGGACGTTCCCATCAGTACTCGTCGACGTTGGTCCCGACCGAGCAGACGTACTCGCCCTGCGCCACCTGCGGGAGCCGGCGCGTGCGCCAGAAGATACCGTCCGTGTCGGCCGTCACGCGGCCCTCCAAGCTCCCGAAGGTGTCGGTCACCTCGAACAGCACGTCGCCGGCGCTGACGCGCTCGCCCAGTTCGCGTTCGAAGCGGACCAGCCCGCCGGCGGGCGAGCCGTACTGGTCGAAGCCGCGGGCGCGCGTCTGGGGTTCGAGC
This genomic stretch from Halorubrum hochsteinianum harbors:
- a CDS encoding DUF7556 family protein, whose translation is MSRSSTPWDDPDPDRRRTALPTDPALDAPDAPDVMASVDSSSSRPELVIADVSREDAWVSVDETNATVLKEWC
- a CDS encoding ketopantoate reductase family protein, with the translated sequence MEVLVYGAGALGSLVGGLLAREHGVTLVGRDPHMRRIREDGLRIDGAVDVRVAPRALTDGTHRAADLAVVTTKAYDTDAAARALATGDYGAVCSLQNGLTEERLVAALDATVLAGTASYGARFAEPGRVTCTGVGEVVVGALSGGHSSQAARVGAAFDAAGVETVVAEDMPVRRFEKLAVNAGINGPSALARTENAPTLDGPAGGVAREAARETARVARAIGVDLSDERAVDAVERVAADTAANRSSMREDVANERRTEVDAIYGAVTERADRHGVSVPTCRTVGSLIRGWEAGCGLR
- a CDS encoding pyridoxal-phosphate dependent enzyme gives rise to the protein MGTSGPSDRGTPTPRRLRCPDCGETYRDRWRCRCGAPLAFADAPGPEGTPPDPASFDARDGLWAFGDLLAVGDDPADRVTLGEGMTPLVDADGGRESSGGAASESDDDGASDFDPWNASFKLEYVFPTGSFKDRGATATLTRARELGVERVVEDSSGNAGAAIATYAARAGIGAEIYVPAGVKESKLRAIRRAGAEAVRIEGSRQDVTDACVAALGEAESDADGGGSGTAADDGSAAWYASHAWNPAFFEGTATAAYEIALQRDWDAPDAVVTPLGHGTLFLGVHRGFRRLERAGWIDAVPRLYGAQAAGVAPVVESLHGPEAAHPDGAVNDAADGIQIAEPVRGAEIRAAIDATGGDALAVTEAAATRELDRLHAAGFYTEPTCAVAPAALRTLRERGAIGPDEDVVVPLTGSGLKG
- a CDS encoding CBS domain-containing protein, which gives rise to MNVADAMTPRSELVVVEIPGSRNDVLEYIQDHGFSSVPVVKDVDGDEVYRGLVTRDDLIDQPDEDQLALLMREVPTAAADDDIVDAARTMVAEESRRLPVVDGDELVGILTVTDVVRAIARGEVDGETRVGDLATPEINATHTETPLPVAEREIALSGVPYAVVLDDDAAIAGMLTEVDVLEVARVVEGEASTGDSIAEEDSEWSWEGIKATGARYLPTRNVEIPAEAVRHFMTADLVTVNATRTAKEVAQELISNDIEQVPLVSGTDLDGIVRDVDLLEGL